From Candidatus Angelobacter sp.:
AATGAAGACCGCCTTGCGCGGAACGTTGCGGCGGCCGGGCCCGGCGTCTATTCCCCAGGCCGTGTCGCCTTTTCCGTCAATCGCGTATTCGACCGGGCCATAAACACGTTTGTCACCCCCGTTGCGTTTCCGGTTTTCCGATTGAAATTCCGGTTCGAGCGGCCGTTCTGCGTTAGCGAAGTCGGCGGTCGCCCTGACGAATTTGACTTCGACTTTGTTGGTCGGATTCTGCAAATCCGACGCCTCGACTTTGAACTCGCTCAAGGCCGACATTCCCTTGATCGACCGGCCCGGGCCGCCGCACGGCAGGTTTGGATCGGTCAACTGTTCGAGCCGGAACGCGCCGATGAACGGGAGGTTGTTCGTGCCGCGGAAATTCGCCGTCCACGTCGTCGGCGCGTAACTGGCCGCGCGGATCGAGCCGTCGGCGTAATAATAAAACCGCTCGCCGTTTTCACCCGAATTGCGGCACTCGACCGTCACCCATTCCGGCTGGTTGCTTTTCACCGAGTCTTCCCACCGGTTCATCCGTTCCTGCCAGTCGGGCGTCGTGTGGCGCAGGCCGGCTTCGAGGTCGCGCATCTGCCGTGAGAGATTTGCCACCAGCATCTGTTGTTCGGTCGAATAGGCGACGAGCGAGGCCTCGTGGTCGTTGTTCAAAAACGCAAACAGCCGGTAATACTCCTCCTGTGTCAGCGGATCGAATTTGTGGTTGTGGCATTGCGCGCACTGGATCGTCAGGCCGAGCACGCTTTTGCCGATGCAATCCATCCGGTCGAACAATCCTTCCATGCGGAATTGTTCGGGATCCACGCCGCCCTCCTCGTTGAGCATCGAGTTGCGGAGAAAACCGGTGGCGACGAGGTCGTCCTGTTTCGGGTCCGGCAACTGATCCCCGGCGATTTGTTCGATGACGAAACGGTCGTATGGCAGATCGTCGTTGAATGCCTTGATGACCCAGTCGCGATAGGCCCAGATGAAACGCGGCTTGTCCTTCTCGAACCCGTCCGAGTCGGCGTAACGCGCGGCGTCGAGCCAGTGGCGACCCCAGCGCTCGCCATAATGCGGCGAGTTCAGCAGACGCTCGACCTCTTGGTCATAGGCGTCGGGTGATTTGTCGGCGACGAACGCGTCCACTTCGGCAATCGTCGGCGGCAGGCCGATGAGATCGAGGCTGAGGCGGCGCAACAAGGCGACCTTGTCCGCTTCCGGCGAGGGCTTGAGCCCTTCCTTTCCCAGGCGTGCCTGAACAAAATTGTCAACCGGCGTCCGCACCCACTTTTTGTTTTTCATCCCGGGCACTTCCGGCCGGACCGGCGCCTTGAAGGCCCAATGGTCGCGGGGGTCTTTGCGCTGCGCCGTCGCTTCCGGCCAGTCCGCTCCCTGATCAATCCAGGCGCGCAACAAACCGATTTGCTCCGGCGGAATCGGCTCGCGTTTTTTGGGCATCCGCGCGATGTCTTCCTTTAATCCGGCGAGAACGCGTACGATCAGGCTGTCGGCACTTTTCCCGGGCACGAGCAACGCGCCATTGTCGCCGCCTTTGAGGGCCGCGGTTTTCTCATCGAGCCGCAGTCCGGACTGTTGCTTCTTCGGCCCGTGGCATTCATAGCAGTTTTTCTCCAGCAACGGCTGGATGTCCCTGGCGAAATCGACCCGACGGCCGGCCGGCGGCGGCAGTCTGCGCGCATCGGACGTTGCGGCACAAGCGGCCGGTTGAATCCAGAGAGGACCGGTGAAAACAGCCAGCGAGAGCATGACGCGGGACGCACGGCCGGAGAATCTCAAAAAGCTTTGCACAGTGTCCTTTATTTATAGCCGATTCACGCCGTCCGTCTATGGAGAATACTGTCAAACGGCTTGTATTTTCCTGCCATGACCAAAAAGGGGCATGGGAATCACCTTGCTGGCAAACTGGCCTCGTGGCTAACTGGGCGTCGAATGTCGCTGCCCGGGGATTATCACATGCACACGCCCCTCTGCCACCACGCGGTGGGGGAGCCGACCGAATATGCGGCCCGGGCGGTCAAGCTTGGCCTGAAGGAAATCGGTTTCTCGGAGCACAGCCCCATGCCGCGCGACGATTTCGACGACTGGCGCATGTTTCTGCGCGACATGGACGAATACGTGGCGAAAGTGCAACGGGCACGCCGCGATCATCCGCAACTCGTCATCAAGCTGGCGCTGGAAGTGGACTACCTGCCGGGTCACGAGGATTGGATTCGCGAACTCGCCGCGCGTGAATCGTGGGACTATCTGATCGGGGCCGTGCATTATGTCTCCGAGTCATGGGACCTGGACAACCCGAAGAAAATCTCCGAGTGGAAAGACCGTGATCCATTTGAAGTCTGGAGCGCCTATTTCGAGCGGCTCACGATGGCAACCGAGTCCGGTCTGTTTGAAATCATTGCCCACGCCGACCTGTGCAAGAAATTCTGCTTTTATCCGAAACAGGATTGCACACCGCTGTTCACCCGTTTCCTGAAGTCCGCCCGGCGGAAGGGTGTTGCCCTGGAACTCAACACCGCCGGTTTGCGCAAGGATTGCAGGGAGATCTATCCCAGTCCGCAAATCGTGAATCTCGCGGCGCAATCCGGCGTGCCCATCA
This genomic window contains:
- a CDS encoding histidinol-phosphatase HisJ family protein; translated protein: MHTPLCHHAVGEPTEYAARAVKLGLKEIGFSEHSPMPRDDFDDWRMFLRDMDEYVAKVQRARRDHPQLVIKLALEVDYLPGHEDWIRELAARESWDYLIGAVHYVSESWDLDNPKKISEWKDRDPFEVWSAYFERLTMATESGLFEIIAHADLCKKFCFYPKQDCTPLFTRFLKSARRKGVALELNTAGLRKDCREIYPSPQIVNLAAQSGVPITFASDAHAPDEVGMNFTEAIDLARGAGYTHWCRFTRRQRQEVKI
- a CDS encoding DUF1549 domain-containing protein, which gives rise to MLSLAVFTGPLWIQPAACAATSDARRLPPPAGRRVDFARDIQPLLEKNCYECHGPKKQQSGLRLDEKTAALKGGDNGALLVPGKSADSLIVRVLAGLKEDIARMPKKREPIPPEQIGLLRAWIDQGADWPEATAQRKDPRDHWAFKAPVRPEVPGMKNKKWVRTPVDNFVQARLGKEGLKPSPEADKVALLRRLSLDLIGLPPTIAEVDAFVADKSPDAYDQEVERLLNSPHYGERWGRHWLDAARYADSDGFEKDKPRFIWAYRDWVIKAFNDDLPYDRFVIEQIAGDQLPDPKQDDLVATGFLRNSMLNEEGGVDPEQFRMEGLFDRMDCIGKSVLGLTIQCAQCHNHKFDPLTQEEYYRLFAFLNNDHEASLVAYSTEQQMLVANLSRQMRDLEAGLRHTTPDWQERMNRWEDSVKSNQPEWVTVECRNSGENGERFYYYADGSIRAASYAPTTWTANFRGTNNLPFIGAFRLEQLTDPNLPCGGPGRSIKGMSALSEFKVEASDLQNPTNKVEVKFVRATADFANAERPLEPEFQSENRKRNGGDKRVYGPVEYAIDGKGDTAWGIDAGPGRRNVPRKAVFI